The following are encoded together in the Sphaerodactylus townsendi isolate TG3544 linkage group LG14, MPM_Stown_v2.3, whole genome shotgun sequence genome:
- the INSM1 gene encoding insulinoma-associated protein 1 — translation MPRGFLVKRSRRPAPLSYRARCCCPQPGGDPPQLLGFLGPPAGPPPSCCPPSFGTPDGPAAPAAALHSPAARALLGSQGPALLRSPASAESFPAPEPPPLLPPPPAALGPAGELRLWAAATPGPPPPPPPASTRSSPACKRPPGARKAKAARRLHFADEVTTSPVLGLRIKDEREDDGGPAPPDGAPAPQQQQQPPSGAAAGSGPPLPAAPPLPPPPPLGEFICQLCKERYADPLGLAQHRCSRIVRVEYRCPECDKLFSCPANLASHRRWHKPRPPKEPPAPTPPDPRRPPSPEEPRPVDLACPRGPKPRRRPHAAAAAAPRKPLQPPTQAAPEEEEEEEEASGEGGHPCPVCGEAFASPSGQERHLRLLHAAAAGSAQPFPCKHCAATFYSSPGLTRHINKCHPSENRQVVLLQLPLRPAC, via the coding sequence ATGCCCCGCGGGTTCCTGGTGAAGCGCAGCCGCCGCCCCGCGCCCCTCTCCTACCGCGCCCGCTGCTGCTGCCCGCAGCCCGGAGGGGACCCCCCGCAGCTGCTGGGCTTCCTGGGCCCGCCGGCCGGCCCGCCCCCGTCCTGCTGCCCGCCGTCCTTCGGCACCCCCGACGGCCCCGCCGCGCCCGCCGCCGCCCTGCACAGCCCCGCCGCGCGCGCCCTCCTGGGCAGCCAGGGCCCGGCCCTCCTCCGCTCGCCCGCCTCCGCCGAGTCCTTCCCGGCGCCtgagccgccgccgctgctgccccCGCCGCCCGCCGCGCTCGGCCCCGCCGGGGAGCTCCGTCTCTGGGCCGCCGCCACCCcgggcccgccgccgccgcccccgcccgCCTCCACGCGCAGCAGCCCGGCCTGCAAGCGGCCCCCGGGGGCCAGGAAGGCCAAGGCGGCGCGCAGGCTCCACTTCGCCGACGAGGTGACCACGTCCCCGGTGCTGGGGCTGCGCATCAAGGACGAGCGGGAGGACGACGGCGGACCCGCCCCGCCCGACGGCGCCCCCgccccgcagcagcagcaacagccgccCTCCGGAGCAGCAGCGGGATCGGGGCCGCCTTTGCCCGCCGCGCCGCctttgccgccgccgccgccgctgggcGAGTTCATCTGCCAGCTGTGCAAGGAGCGCTACGCGGACCCGCTGGGCCTGGCGCAGCACCGCTGCTCGCGGATCGTGCGCGTCGAGTACCGCTGCCCCGAGTGCGACAAGCTCTTCAGCTGCCCCGCCAACCTGGCCTCGCACCGCCGCTGGCACAAGCCCCGCCCGCCCAAGGAGCCGCCCGCCCCGACGCCGCCGGACCCGCGCCGCCCGCCCAGCCCCGAGGAGCCCCGGCCGGTAGACCTGGCCTGCCCGCGCGGCCCCAAGCCCCGacggcgcccccacgccgccgccgccgccgccccgcgCAAGCCCCTGCAGCCGCCGACCCAGGCAGCGccggaggaggaagaagaggaggaggaggcgtcgGGCGAGGGGGGCCACCCGTGCCCGGTGTGCGGCGAGGCCTTTGCCAGCCCGAGCGGCCAAGAGCGGCACCTGCGCCTCCtccacgccgccgccgccggctccGCGCAGCCTTTCCCGTGCAAGCACTGCGCCGCCACCTTCTACAGCTCGCCCGGCCTGACGCGCCACATCAACAAGTGCCACCCGTCCGAGAACCGCCAGGTCGTCCTGCTCCAGCTGCCCCTGCGGCCCGCCTGCTAG